Proteins from one Ananas comosus cultivar F153 linkage group 5, ASM154086v1, whole genome shotgun sequence genomic window:
- the LOC109710676 gene encoding splicing factor, proline- and glutamine-rich-like: PPPRLSRDRPRRAPDHPQRRRPPPHDQPPASIGRSPVPPRPAARLLARGVLPSTPPSSAAASSASASSTRTSSSHAASAAPPRAGATPTAASSSLDTAAVGSREFGLRLLDVHPVFARRVGSTAACGRNAHRGLVFPRHRHRRSREFRSPPTHTSSSCAALAVPPRTGATPTAAAPSP; this comes from the coding sequence CCTCCGCCGCGTCTCTCGCGAGATCGCCCCCGCCGTGCACCAGATCATCCTCAACGGCGCCGCCCTCCGCCGCATGATCAGCCACCCGCAAGCATTGGGAGGTCCCCTGTGCCGCCGAGGCCGGCCGCACGACTCCTCGCCCGCGGCGTCCTCCCCTCGACACCGCCGTCGTCGGCAGCCGCGAGTtcggcctccgcctcctcgaCGCGCACCTCGTCTTCGCACGCCGCTTCGGCAGCACCGCCGCGTGCGGGCGCAACGCCCACCGCGGCCTCGTCTTCCCTCGACACCGCCGCCGTCGGCAGCCGCGAGTtcggcctccgcctcctcgaCGTGCACCCCGTCTTCGCGCGCCGCGTCGGCAGCACCGCCGCGTGCGGGCGCAACGCCCACCGCGGCCTCGTCTTCCCCCGACACCGCCATCGTCGCAGTCGCGAGTTCAGATCGCCTCCGACGCACACCTCGTCTTCGTGCGCCGCGTTGGCAGTACCGCCGCGCACAGGCGCAACACCCACTGCGGCCGCACCGTCACCGTAA